In Tistrella bauzanensis, the DNA window CCCCCCCCGTGTGACTGACCTGGCGAGATCCGCCATCGCAGCCGCGGATCTGGTCGTCGTGCCGGTTCAGCCATCTCCCTACGACGTCTGGGCGGCCGATGAGGTGGTAAAGTTGATCGGCGAGGCCGCAGCCTTTAAGGGGAACCAGAAATCTGTTTTTGTAATTAATCGTAGAATCGCAAAAACGGCAATCGGTAGAGACGTTGCCGCCGCACTGGCTGCTTATCCTCTGCCACTGGCCTCAACCGTCATCGGCCAGCGCGTTGTGTACGCAGAGGCGGCTGCACGCGGCTTGGCGGTGTTCGAGATTGAGGAAAACGGGCCTGCGGCTCAGGAGATTGGACTACTGGCAACGGAGTTGTTCGGATGAGCGGAAAACGAATTACCATCGGCGGGCGACCGAGCACTGCCAACCAGCTTCCAATTACAGATTCATGGGTCGCGGATCGCGAGGTCGGCACACAGGCGATACCGATGAAACGGCTAACGATCGATATTCCCGAGGATCTGCATCGTCGAATCAAGGCAGCCACCGCGGCACGCGGAGCAAAAATGGCTGACGAGGTGCGAGAGATGTTGATACAGAAATACGGAAAATCGTAAAAGGTGATTTACGGAGAATATCCATGCGACGGTGGCGTGTACCCAACAGGTGGTGGCGGCTGTCCGCGGCCGAAACGGTTCGTTGGAGCGGGATCGGCCTGCTGGTGGCAGCCGCACAGGCGATGTTGCTGAGCAAGGGCGAGATCAATCTGCCCATCGGCATCTTTTTAATTGTCGGTCCCGTCCTGGTCATCGCTTCGCTGTTCTTCAAGCAGCGCTCTTAGCCGACGGTTCGGGCGAAGACGGGAGCTGCCATCCCTGAGCCGATCCTTGAGCGCGCGAACCCGATGGTTGATTCGCGGTTCGACACACCAGTAGGCGCCGGCAGCCAGCTGGTCGTCGTGCAACCGCAAAACAGCGGTGGCTGCGCGCTCAAATTCGCCCTGATCACGCGCCGTCAATCCCGACATAAACGACGTATCGTCGGCATAGGTGTTGTGGTAAAGCCATTCGCGTCGAAACGTGCCGTTATCAACCACACGCGCCAAGTGCTCATCAATATCTAGAATAAATTTCATTCTAGTTTTCGTGTAATTATTATCAAAGCAATCTATTTCTATCATTTTTATCGTATAATATATCGGATCTAAGCCACACAATAACTTCATCATGCGACTTCTAATTTTCCATTCATTCAGAGTTACCGACATAAATTTCTTTATAAGAGATATCGTCATTTTCATTCTCCAGCTCATTAGCTGAAAAAATCGTACAAGATCGCTTCATTTGAGCAAAATTTCTGTAATATGATCTGTGTTTTGCTTAATAAGCACTTTGTGATATAATCAAACGCTATATTTTACTGTAATACATGTGCTACTTCTCCCTATCGGTACATATCATTCCACCGTCCGAACGTTGTATACTTGGATAACACCGACATGGAGGAGCCCCCTCTTTATGAACCCGAGACACTTTGCCATCACGGCCGCCCTCATGCTGACGCTACAGGCATGTGCGTCAAGCGGCCCCCAAAGCGGCTATGAGGGACGCCCTGGCGACAGTCGGGCGTACAAGATCGCGCGCGCGGCCGGGATCCAGGGCGTCCGAGATGTACAATTGCCTGAGGGAGCCAACATGCCCTCAGAGAGCATCTTCGACAGTTCCCTGGCCGGCGGCGTTGTCGGTGCGTTGGCACCCGCCGCCGGACTGACGGCGCTTTCCAGCGGCGCTCTTGGCTTTCTCAGTGGAGCCACAGGACCTAAGGCACCGACATGGCCTGTGATGATTGCGTGGGTGCCAACTGATGTTGCCTCGACATCCAGTGACGTCGTCGACTCTGTTGTCGGTGCCATCGAAACAGCTAACGTTGCACAATCCGTCAGCAAATTTGTTCCTGACGTAAGCGTCTCAAAAAATGTCGAGCGAACTGGTAAGAATAAAATCGGATATCGGATAGATTATAGCTTCATCACGCCACTATGCGAGAAAGCAAAGCGTTGTGGATACCAGCTAAATATCTCTACGCCCAAAGAAATTTCTCCAATACATCCGCCATCCGCAGAACACATAAATCCTGGTATTCTTTCTACATCTGGCTTTCCAGATTACAGTTACGTCCCTGATAAATGGGGCGCGGATGGAATGTCCGTTTTCCCTGACTACGACATTATGCGGGATTTTTCATCCCGTCTACCAAATTGGATCTACTTATATTTCCCTGCAAACACTGTTGCCTATCGTAAAGATGAAAACCGAATGGGATTTCTCAAGTATCCAATCATTCTGCACCAGGGCAAAATACTATTTTTCGTGAAAAACCAGTAGTAAAGGGGCGCCAGATGGCGCCCCTTCACCTTTCACCTCAGCTCGCTCTCAATCTTCCGCCGCACGGCATCAGCGTCCATATCAGTCCACCGCTCCTTCAACCGGTCGAGCGTGTTCAGCCGGGCGGCCGTTGAGAGATAAGATCCCGATCCGGTAAGCCGATCAGCCGTCATTTTGTCCGTGGTTGGCAAGTGCCCAGTCTCCGACAGGATGCCCATCCACTCGCTCAGATCGACTTTCGACCAGTCGACCTCTTCCAGGCGCTCCGCCGGAATACCGCCGCATTGTGGATTCTCGCCGGTTCCCCACGACAGCCCAAGCTGCGGCCGCATCTGCTCTTGGAGGATGCGAGACAGCGGCGATGCGAAGCAGCAATGCGCCTCTCGCTTCTCAATGCACTGCCCGAGCACCTTCGTTTTGCAATAGCTGCCGACATAATGGCACGATTTGAGCTGCCGCTTCGCACCAAGTTCAAATTCGGACTGCTCACATGCCCAGATGATCTGGATGAGAAGCATCGTGACTGTATAAATCGTATAGGCGGTCATCACCCAGGACATCGCTGTTCCAACGAACGCTTCACCTCCTCCCAATTGCATTTCACCGCTGGCCAAGTTCCCATTCTCAAAGGCCGACGTGACACCATCCCTGCCCACTACTGAAAACAATGAATTTGCCGCTGCGTCTCCAAACGCTTGAGCAATAAACTTTGCTGTCTCCTGCATAAGCTCTTGCTGAGCGACGGTGAGGATACCCTTACTGCTAACTTCTGAGGCAGCAGCTTCAGTACCGCCCGTCACGCTCTGCCATGCCTGAACGAAGGGCTTCTGGAGTTCCGTCCAGGCCGTGTCGATGGGTTGGGTGAGCGTCTCCCAGGCTCCACGGATACCCTCAGATGCCTCAAGAATCCCGGTCGCGTTGGCAAGCTTGCCCATCTGAAACAGCAGGGTCAGATAATCCGCCATGCTCACGCCATCCGGCCTGACGCAACAGTCCACAACGCCGGCGACCGCCTTCTTGCATTCCAGACCATCGCCTTTGAAGATGTCGCAGGTGACGTTGTTCGTGCCGTCGCTCGGCGTGCACTGGCCATCCATACCCATGAACCTCGCGGCGTAGAGGGCGGCCGCCGCCTCTTCGAACGCGGGGGACTGCTCATAGCTGGTGGTCACGCAGGGCTTGTCGCCGCACATCACCATGCTGCCGACGCATGAATAGCCCGTCTCGGTCTCGATAGCCGGGATCTCCCGCTCGTAGCCACAATCCCAGGTCTCGGTCTGCACATAGCAGGTGCCTGAGGCGCCCTCGGCGCCTGCCACGCACTCGCTTGAGATGATGCCGCAGGACGGGTTCGCTTCCAGCTCCGCACAGCTGTTCACCGGCTCGCTATCGATCACCGGGCAGTGCTCGACGCCCTTCGGATCGGTCCAGCACTCCATCGGCCCACGCCAGAAGCCACAGCTCGACTCGACGCTGGCTTCCATGCACATGGCCGACAAGCCTGACGCCGGCGACGACGACAGTTGACTCTCGCAGACCCTGACGCCGGCGATCTCGGCACAGACCGGACCATCCGGCTGTCCGTCGCCGTCTGCATCAGGTCCATAGTCGACCAGGTCGGGCATCCTGGTGCAGGTCGTGGTCGCCGAACAGAAGCCGTCGCCGGCAGCGCGTGCCGCTGCCACGGCGCTCGGCGGATACCACTCGTCCCGCATGATCGCACGCTGTGGATCATATAGGATCCGGATCCGCCCGTAGCCTTCACCGCCGCCCGTCACCGAGACACGGATCTTGAAGGACAAGACCTGGCCAGTCTGAAAGGGCGCCGTGACATCGAGGTCGGGGTTCTGCTCCCAGCTTGTCGCCAGTTCGCAGCTGCCCTCCGTCTCCGGCGGAAACGTGTCGCCGTGAGGTCCACCCCAGATCTTGTCGCCGCCCAGCCAGACCTGCATGTAGTCGTCATATTTGACATAATCGAGCGTCGCAGACAGGACCGCATCCGGATTGATCACCTCAACGACGGTCTCCTGCTCGAACACCGCGCAGGTGCCAGACCAGTAGTTATCGCCGACTCGGCCGATCCAGAGTTCCATGCAACCTTCGCCACAGCTCGCGAGGTTCATCGGGCCATCGACATGGCGCACGACGCCGGCGGAATAGTCGTGGCGCAGGATTGCTGATCCGCCGACATCCTTCACCCGCTCGCACGTCCGATACTCCGGCATGTGCACACGACGCACGGAATCGCGATAGGAATGCTGGGTCTTGCACTCGCCGAAGACGGTGCTCAGGCGGCCCGGATCCGCGTGGAGCTCGTCGACCTGCCAGAAGATCGGATCGTTGTTAAGATCCGGCCGCATCCGGGTCTTCGAATCGGTGATCATCCGATAGGCCTCGCCCGACACCGAGGGCTCTGTTGCCAGGCGCTTCTGGGCATCCTCACCAGCGCGCGTCAGGGCGGCATCATTGCCATAAAGCGCCTGCAGGTCGACGGAACTGTCGACCGTCGCACCGGGGAACAGCTCGCCGATCGAGAACTTCTGTTCTCGCTGGCCCGGATTGAATGTGACGGCGCCGGTGCCCTGGTCGACCTTGAACAGGCTGTCGAGGTTGTCCAGCTTCTGCGATTCGCCGAAGATCTTCGCCGCCGCTGCGGCATTGGACATTCGCTGCGCCTGCGTCTGGGCCTGCGCGATCGCCTCGCCAGCGTGCAGCTGAATCAGGCTGATCGCGGCCACAGCCGCGATCAGCTCGCGTTGGAAGAATTTCTGCATTGGCGGCTCCGACGTCGTGGTTCTGGCGCCGATCCTACCGGTCCACGAGCCGCGAAACCTCTACGGGTTTTGTCGATTTATTGACGTAACCTTGTCGTCGATTTCCAGCCGCGGCTCGCGGCGGGCGGTTGGATCGTCAGCGAACCGCTCCTCAGCCTCAGCCTTGCTGCGGCCCAGCCTGACCAACGATCCGATCGATCGGCCGAGCAGGCGATACAAGTCAACTGCCATCCGCGCTTGCCCAAGAACTCCCAAAATAATGACGATCGGCGC includes these proteins:
- the traN gene encoding conjugal transfer mating pair stabilization protein TraN, giving the protein MQKFFQRELIAAVAAISLIQLHAGEAIAQAQTQAQRMSNAAAAAKIFGESQKLDNLDSLFKVDQGTGAVTFNPGQREQKFSIGELFPGATVDSSVDLQALYGNDAALTRAGEDAQKRLATEPSVSGEAYRMITDSKTRMRPDLNNDPIFWQVDELHADPGRLSTVFGECKTQHSYRDSVRRVHMPEYRTCERVKDVGGSAILRHDYSAGVVRHVDGPMNLASCGEGCMELWIGRVGDNYWSGTCAVFEQETVVEVINPDAVLSATLDYVKYDDYMQVWLGGDKIWGGPHGDTFPPETEGSCELATSWEQNPDLDVTAPFQTGQVLSFKIRVSVTGGGEGYGRIRILYDPQRAIMRDEWYPPSAVAAARAAGDGFCSATTTCTRMPDLVDYGPDADGDGQPDGPVCAEIAGVRVCESQLSSSPASGLSAMCMEASVESSCGFWRGPMECWTDPKGVEHCPVIDSEPVNSCAELEANPSCGIISSECVAGAEGASGTCYVQTETWDCGYEREIPAIETETGYSCVGSMVMCGDKPCVTTSYEQSPAFEEAAAALYAARFMGMDGQCTPSDGTNNVTCDIFKGDGLECKKAVAGVVDCCVRPDGVSMADYLTLLFQMGKLANATGILEASEGIRGAWETLTQPIDTAWTELQKPFVQAWQSVTGGTEAAASEVSSKGILTVAQQELMQETAKFIAQAFGDAAANSLFSVVGRDGVTSAFENGNLASGEMQLGGGEAFVGTAMSWVMTAYTIYTVTMLLIQIIWACEQSEFELGAKRQLKSCHYVGSYCKTKVLGQCIEKREAHCCFASPLSRILQEQMRPQLGLSWGTGENPQCGGIPAERLEEVDWSKVDLSEWMGILSETGHLPTTDKMTADRLTGSGSYLSTAARLNTLDRLKERWTDMDADAVRRKIESELR